In Candidatus Persebacteraceae bacterium Df01, a genomic segment contains:
- a CDS encoding glycosyltransferase, with the protein MGLNLSRATDIPLYSSDRLAQLAGNGCLVLTPNNESMKALFAEDEVSYFSDEKELIEKIKQFTKDDVAWRTTAEAGWRRAHSDYNEQRVAKFVVEAAFGNDFSNNYKWLFTSLPAGIIKSQAS; encoded by the coding sequence ATGGGATTAAACCTCAGTCGTGCGACGGATATCCCACTGTATTCGTCCGACCGTTTAGCACAGTTAGCGGGAAACGGCTGCCTAGTATTGACACCTAATAATGAAAGTATGAAAGCATTGTTTGCCGAAGACGAAGTTTCGTACTTTAGTGACGAAAAAGAATTGATAGAAAAAATCAAACAATTTACAAAAGATGACGTAGCTTGGCGCACCACTGCCGAAGCCGGATGGCGGCGAGCGCATAGCGATTATAATGAACAGCGCGTAGCAAAATTTGTCGTAGAAGCCGCTTTTGGCAATGATTTTAGCAATAATTATAAATGGCTGTTTACATCTTTGCCTGCAGGAATCATTAAGAGCCAAGCAAGTTAA
- a CDS encoding adenine phosphoribosyltransferase, with the protein MSHSDYLKKFIRDVPDFPHPGILFRDITPLLRDASARRKVVAALATLAPAHLDAVVAVEARGFLFGAPLADMLNVPLVLIRKPGKLPGETRAVNYALEYGNGTLQMQKDDLPTGAQIFLVDDLLATGGTLAAACELLEEANAEIVQIACLIELSELEGRAKLKERTFDALLSY; encoded by the coding sequence GTGAGCCATTCAGATTATTTAAAAAAGTTCATCCGCGATGTGCCAGACTTTCCTCATCCTGGCATTTTGTTTCGGGATATCACGCCACTGTTGCGCGATGCAAGCGCCCGCCGCAAAGTGGTAGCAGCATTGGCAACTCTGGCGCCAGCGCACCTAGATGCGGTAGTGGCAGTGGAAGCACGTGGTTTTTTATTTGGCGCGCCGCTGGCCGACATGTTGAATGTGCCACTGGTATTAATTCGCAAACCGGGAAAATTGCCGGGCGAAACCCGAGCAGTGAATTACGCACTAGAATACGGCAATGGCACCCTGCAAATGCAAAAAGATGATTTGCCGACAGGAGCACAAATATTTTTGGTTGATGATTTATTAGCAACCGGTGGCACTCTGGCAGCAGCATGCGAATTACTAGAAGAAGCAAACGCAGAAATAGTACAGATTGCCTGCCTAATAGAATTATCTGAACTGGAGGGGCGCGCCAAATTAAAGGAGCGGACATTTGACGCCCTGTTAAGCTATTAA
- a CDS encoding nitroreductase family protein — MHKPAQTSEPIHPLLASRWSPRAFSSSPVASETLQALMEAARWAPSCFGAEPWRFVLCDKERNPAAWQKALDCLVPDNQTWAQQAAALILVCADTAFAHNGKSNTFHAYDTGAAAMCLVLEAENQGLRAHQMGGFDAEAARAAFAVPQNCACLSFIAVGKQAEAATLKDDDMRAREETPRQRQALVDNFFDGAWSVPVKVM; from the coding sequence ATGCACAAACCCGCACAAACTTCCGAACCCATTCATCCGTTACTAGCCAGCCGCTGGAGTCCACGCGCTTTTAGTTCGTCCCCAGTTGCCTCCGAGACGCTACAAGCACTTATGGAAGCAGCACGCTGGGCTCCTTCGTGTTTTGGCGCAGAACCGTGGCGCTTTGTATTGTGCGACAAAGAGCGTAACCCTGCTGCGTGGCAAAAAGCGCTGGATTGTCTGGTTCCTGACAATCAAACATGGGCACAACAAGCAGCAGCACTTATTTTGGTTTGCGCCGATACTGCTTTTGCGCACAATGGTAAGAGCAATACATTTCACGCCTACGATACTGGCGCGGCAGCAATGTGTCTGGTCCTAGAAGCTGAAAATCAAGGATTGCGCGCCCATCAAATGGGAGGTTTTGACGCCGAAGCGGCACGTGCTGCCTTTGCCGTGCCACAAAATTGTGCTTGTCTGTCATTCATTGCCGTTGGTAAACAGGCAGAAGCGGCAACACTAAAAGATGACGACATGCGGGCACGTGAAGAGACACCGCGCCAGCGTCAAGCACTGGTAGATAATTTTTTTGACGGCGCTTGGAGCGTCCCAGTTAAAGTAATGTGA
- the pdxH gene encoding pyridoxamine 5'-phosphate oxidase has protein sequence MSDGNYIRAATVKSDDAVFDAMRWRSPMAIFADWLVAAEHTGMEYPNAMTLATVDSTGMPQARIVLLKTFAAGDEVFKFFTHRDGRKGKALQTCPKAALTFYWPPLSRQVLVEGVVHELPREETAVYYHTRPRQSRIGAWASRQSQPVESYAVFRAQVAAEEKKYANKKPPLPPHWTGFMLVPLRLEFWQDGHCRLHQRLVFERASSAQPWQSMFLQP, from the coding sequence ATGAGCGACGGTAATTACATTCGGGCGGCGACAGTTAAAAGCGATGATGCCGTTTTTGACGCTATGCGTTGGCGTTCGCCAATGGCGATTTTTGCTGACTGGTTAGTCGCTGCCGAACATACTGGTATGGAATATCCTAATGCTATGACGTTAGCGACTGTGGACAGCACCGGCATGCCACAGGCACGTATTGTGCTGCTTAAAACATTTGCTGCCGGTGATGAAGTATTTAAGTTTTTTACCCATCGTGACGGACGCAAGGGTAAGGCGCTACAGACGTGTCCCAAGGCAGCTCTTACGTTTTACTGGCCACCGTTGTCGCGTCAAGTGTTGGTGGAAGGCGTTGTGCACGAATTGCCACGTGAGGAAACCGCTGTTTATTATCACACTCGCCCAAGACAAAGCCGTATTGGTGCTTGGGCCAGTCGTCAATCACAACCGGTAGAGTCTTATGCCGTATTCCGCGCTCAAGTGGCGGCAGAAGAGAAAAAATACGCCAATAAAAAACCGCCATTACCGCCGCACTGGACTGGATTCATGCTTGTGCCATTGCGATTGGAATTCTGGCAAGATGGTCACTGTCGCCTGCATCAGCGGTTGGTTTTTGAGCGCGCGTCATCGGCGCAGCCGTGGCAAAGTATGTTTTTACAACCATGA
- a CDS encoding shikimate kinase — MNGHIILIGMTGSGKTTVGKALALLLQRKFMDIDADIERREQLSISDIFSQQGETAFRAIETATLKETLTIKDWRVIATGGGTVLSDTNGSQMRKVGWVVYLQTPLPLLEARLTADKGKRPLLDSEDLSATLANMLQRREIFYQRLAHLAVAQAADDTPQQIAEKIHVGLRYVTHD, encoded by the coding sequence ATGAATGGGCATATTATATTAATTGGCATGACCGGCAGCGGTAAAACGACGGTAGGGAAAGCACTTGCACTGCTTTTGCAAAGGAAGTTTATGGATATTGATGCGGATATTGAGCGGCGGGAACAGTTGTCTATATCCGATATTTTTTCTCAACAAGGAGAAACCGCTTTTCGTGCGATAGAAACAGCGACGTTAAAGGAAACGCTGACAATAAAGGACTGGCGGGTGATTGCGACCGGTGGCGGTACGGTGTTGTCTGATACTAATGGCTCGCAGATGCGAAAAGTAGGCTGGGTGGTATATCTGCAAACTCCGTTGCCTTTACTGGAAGCACGGCTTACCGCTGATAAAGGAAAGCGACCATTGTTAGACAGTGAGGATTTGTCGGCAACATTGGCCAATATGTTGCAGCGACGGGAAATTTTTTATCAACGTCTGGCGCATCTGGCAGTAGCACAGGCGGCGGATGATACGCCGCAGCAAATTGCCGAAAAGATACATGTTGGCTTGCGATACGTAACGCATGATTGA